TTGTAATAGATATATCTCCTCTATGAGCCTAATAAACTTACTTTAGCCTTACTGTTAGCTATTTATTGAatgtcacgagtgcactgccatggggcaaaacATGGCAGCGCCCACATGACAAAAAGAAGTCTTAGTTATAGGGAAAAGGAGTAGTAGTTAGTAGGACAATAGAAAGCGATAGCCTGGAAATACCTTGGAGGGACTGAGCCGGCACTCAACCATCAACACCATTGTCCCGACAACGAGCAGGGCAGAGACAGGTAGGGCGAGGTCAAGACATGCGCAGTCACAGACCCAACGGCCCGGACATGACCAATTAAGGAGTTCTGGGAAGGAGGGCGGAGCAACggtggggggggaggaacacTGGCGGGGACAAGGTAATATATTTGAACCTGTTACAATGCCGCACTACTCTCGGCTTTTTACCTGAACTGTACCTGTTCTGAATAAACCCAGAAACTGTTTTCGTAACTCAGCGTCTGCGAGTTATTCACGACAAGGCGATCCTTACATTGAATGGCATACTGGTAGTCATTTCTAAATTTGGCTATTCTACCTTCTTCAGCTGGCTATGGAATATGCATATGCAACTCTcaaaaatctttattaatttttttcatttgggAATACTTATAAAGCCATTGAATCATCACCAAGTTGTAGAAATCCTACCTTGTGTAGACCATAAAATGCTTACAGGCATGGAAGCCACATCCTTGATCTTTATCCAGCTGTTGTTGCGCTGTCTGTCCCATGAAGAAATTACACAATAATAATCTCCTCTATCTGTTTCAGAAGTCCATTGGATTCGTAAGCGGAAGGTGTCTACCCTTGGCTTAGATAAAATAATTTCTCCATTTTGAGCACGTTGTTTGCTTCTCTCCCCAAGTACTAGTGTCCAGTCTGCATCCATAGTGGCCAGAAGTTCATATTCTACCACTTCATCACTGCGTGTGGGCCTCCTATAGTACCAGGACACAGTGAAACGAACATTTGTCTCGGTATTCTGTACCTCCATGATCCTACATTCAAGCTCTGTGGGATCCTCTGAAAACAGGGGTGTTTTAGAAGCGTTCAAAAACACATAGTAATTCGGTTCTGTGTAGGTTTTGGAAAAACAGAAAGCCAAAGTAACAATTAAAAGTATGAAATAGAACCAATCCAGAATATAGATCATATTTTCACATACAGAATGATTTTTAAGCTTCTTTAGTATTTCATCAGTCACAGCATAGGTTGTAAGTTGTGTATTCAACATGATACTTTTTAGATAACCAAAACTACCTGGAACacattagcattttttttcctgccagttaAGATCAGCTGAAGTATTAAAGAAGGTGAATCACATAACAGAGGCTAGGTCACCATTTTGGTGCTAGGCTTGTGGATTGTGCCATCAGCTAGTGATGTCAAATTCTTCATGACATTATTTGCAAGGGACAAACAAAAGGCAGCTTCTATAGTACAATTGTATTAAACTGgttattttgtaaaataattacacacaaacaaataaagcatCCTTTCATGTTGgttaagagaagaaaaataaaaatctgtttggAGGCAATTCCTTTATTAAGCCAACTATCTATTTCAAAACAGTATACATTTTTAATTTCCCATTAACTAAGGAGTTGGTGATGAAGTTCAAGAACTTTAAAGCTTGAACTCTATTTTGTAAACCCGCAGTTGACTTAATAAAGATATTGACTTAATATGTGCAAAGACTTCCATAAATTCAAAACATTCTGAACTTCGCATTTCAAATTGAGAAACCTGTTTGCCTCTGCACTGTGTGATACATGCAAGGTAAGAAATCAACATTTTGGATTATTATGCCCAGAGTGCACCAgatttttttgcagttttaatTTTGCTGTTGACTTTCAATGCCATATTAACAGAAGAATATACCAGCCAAAAAAGTAAATGTTAGACAGTAGCAGTAAGACACCTTGACTTACTCATGATGCTAATTAGCTCTGAAATAATGTGAAGATGCACTAAATGAATCTAACAGCTTTTAAAGTTGAGGTATGTCTGATAATATCACGATCATATGTTTAAAGGAATTTTGATTCCCTCCTACTCTTAGCAACTATATTCAGATATTAAAGTAGATAAATATTGTATGTATGAGGCTCTAGTATAAATCACTAGAGTTGTTGCAGACAATGTTGGAGTTTACTGAACCAGATAGTTTCCAACATGGAAACATGAGTAACTGCTTTCTGCTCAGATAAGAATGAGAATAAAGTTGTAGGGAAGTGAAGTTTTAGCCAACCGCATCAATATTTGGAAGGTCTATAGAGGTGGATTGCTAGGCAAAGTTTCGACTTTGAGAGCAATGCTCCAGCTATGCTCTTGACACTGACTCGCTGACTGAGGATttagaaggaaggaataaaagCTTGCTGGATAAGCCTCATTCCTGCACTCTGTCAACTGTCAAAGAACAGCCTTGCTGACAGCTCAGTGACTTAATACCCTGCCAAGCTCTCAAACTTCAATCAAGGAAGAGCAGGAGGCTACTGATGAAATTTGGATACAATTTATGTATCTCAGATGATGAGAATTCCTCTCCCTCTTTACTCACCCTGAGGCAATACAAggtcattaaaaaaatacttttatccTCTACCTTCACCTAAACCTAAGTAATAATTGTGATATAAAGAAGCAGAAGTTCCCACTGGCTGTAGACaatatttcaaaagcagaatAGAAGTTCTCCTGTTTAAGTCAGCTTGAGAGTAGGGAGACTACCAGATATTATCGGAAAGAGAATTATACTGGAAAATAGTTGTTCCTCTTTAAATCCCTTTGTATGCAGCCAAGTGGGTTAGCCAGCAGAGAGAGCATGAAAAATTCTTTCCACTGTGCCAACACAGAAACCAGCAGACCTCCAGAGaaagttttccttcttttctgtgcACTGCTGAAATGCAGATTTCCTGCCTGAAGACTAGAACTCCCTACTTCTCCAACTGTCAGTAAGACAGTAATCTCCCTCTGTTTAAGAGTTTAAGAATTTACAACCTTCATGGGACAACCTTTAAGTACTATTGTATTTAGTGGTGAAGTATGCCTTCTATATGAGAAAAGAGGCATGAGCTATTCTCTTACCTccatgtacattaaaaaaaagggggaaatcagGTCATTTTCCTTTCTGGGTCTCCCTTTCAAATCTTACTTACAATTTCAGTTTCAAGATCATCTGACTACAGAGTTATTCTGGGAGGCTTAcacttaaaacattaaaaagaaaacaacatatatcaaagaaaaagaatacatctGACTGAAAGACACAACTAAAACCCaagttttaaaatgttagaaGTTGCTTAACTCCTTTTTGTTTCACTAGTCTTAAACCTATTAGATAATAGAAGGATTTGCACATAATACGTTACTGTGGCTAGTTTGTTTTggcatttgttagatttacatcttGCCTTTCTTCCTTCCAGGGGCTAAAGATAACATATATAATACAGTACTCCATATATATAACATTTCATCAACCAATTTTTCCCACGACATTCTCTGAGGTAGGTTGAACTAAAAGAAGGTTATTAGTCAAAAGCTGCCAGTGAGCTTCTATagctgagagtggacttgaatcTGTGTCTTTCTACTCCTAGTCCAACAGCTGAATCAGTGCATCAGACTGGTGCAGTATTATATGCAAAGCTATTCCTAGAAAGAAGACATAGCATACAAACCCTGGATAAATTGATCACACACCACGCTATTAGAATCAACTACCTGCAAAACATGGTCTAACCTGTGGTTACTTTGTTTGTAGAGCGGTTTCTAATGCTGTTGACTCAAAGACAAACAGCATTTCATAAGTAACAGTAAGAGTTAATCAGTTATAAAAGGTAGAGATATAATTTAATCTAAGAATGTAATTTAGATGTATTTATGAGCTGCTTTCTATATCATAGCAATACTTAAGTGACCACTGCTGATTATGAACTGCTAGAAAAGTTCAGTAGTTTAAAACATAATTAcagttatttattttcagatcttcCACCACAATTGGACATCTCTAGCCAGTTCACAAACCCAAATTGtagaacaataaaaatgcaaaaaaaaataataactcatCATCATAACGCTCATAAAAGAAATTAATACGAAATTAAAATAGATATAACCAATCAGATGCAAGCAAAGCACAGGCGTTTATCTTCAAATGTTTCTCAGAACATCCATGTTTTGATATGTACAACTTTCTTCCAATCTCAACCTTACGAAAAAAAATTGTCACCACTGAATGGCCTATCTCCTTTTTTGGACTATGAaatgaagacagaaaaagaaattaatcaaTTCTTATAACTTAATGGTTGGACAGCCAATGCCTCCAGATGTTTAATTCccattaaaatcaaataataagTCTGTCATCATTGTCCATAGACATTACAGTCCAATATTCAGAGGGCATCCAGTTGAATTCCATGCCTATAGGCCGGataggaaacaaaaagacaaaatccAGGAAGAATGAAAAGTACTTCCaagctgttgccaagaaaactggatagAAGTACCCACATTGTTACCAGTAGCTAAGCTTAACTCAAAAGCTTGTTTTCCTTCATATCCAATTACTCACCCAATGTCACCACTTCCACGGTGACTGGTACTGATGTCTTCTCTGCTATTTTGTGCCATCTGCCATTGTGTTGTGGCACCCAAAGAGCTGCTTGACAGTAGTAGTAGCCGGAGTTTTCAGTGCCTACATCACGCACCAATAGGTGGTAATTACTTTGATCTACATGGCTAGGGCTGATGAAGGTGGAATCACTAATTACCAAATCACGGTCAGCACTCAGCAAAACCTGAGCCTCTGCCATGGTGTCATGTGGATATTCACTGAAGTACCATGTGAGTTCTGTTTGGAAAATACCACTTCTATCTGTTGTAAAGTTGCAGGTAAGTTCAAAGGAATCTCGTTCCATCACAGATATATTGCTTCTGGTGATGAACACATCTAAAGCTGCAGAATTGGAGTAGGGGATGGAAGAGACAAGACCAAGGGTTATGTTAACTTCCAAGTGTTACTCAACTTCTAGTCCAGCAATTGTATTCCTGTCAGCTTGTACAAGCACATATAATTAGTGGCATACACATTAGTATTCATAGGCAGACAGGGTGTATTGCTGAGTAACACAGTTAAAACACTAACCTATCAAGTTCAACTGGTTCCTACTTGAATGACAAGTGTATGTAAATTTATAgtacaatttcaatttttttttgcagttaatGCCAGCAACCTTTCACTTATATTTTGGTATTCCagacagaaatatttttcaactGGAACACAAAAGTAGTCTACctaaaagacattttaaatgttAGCTGCCCTTCAAATGTCTCTTCAACAGATGCTGCTTCATTAAATTACATTCTGTAAATTTAGTGACTTTCTCAAAGTATCTCACAACTCTCCTATGATGTTTGGTATATATCCATAGTGCAATCCAATGCTACTATGCTTTTTAAAAGCTTGAAGACCAAGAAAAATCTCTTTTAGAATTTGTCCAAAACTGGACATATCAGCAGAACCCAAAGATGACTGCAAATAACTTGCCAAAAGGGTTGGATGACACTGGAGTACAACAATAATCCATAAGGAAGAAATAGCAGAAAGAAACCTTTCCTCTTGCTTCATAACAAAAGTAACTTGTCTAGATATACAAACGACAATTTTGAATGGGCCTGAAACAGCCTGATGGAACAAAAATTGATCTATTTGCCACAACCACAACAAATGcttgtggaaaaaaatggatgaaacaCTGAAGAAAAGAGCCACCTTGCAAACCATTAACCACAAGGGTGGCTTTGTGGTTTTATGACAATCTATGACACATGAAATATTGTGTAGATAGAAATAATGCAACCAATTCAACTAAATACCAACATATTTTAGAACCTGAGATTCCTCAATCAGTGAAAAAATTGAAACCAAAAAGAGGTTGGCTATTTCAACAAAACAACAATCTGAAATATATCTCCAAATCAACCACAAAAGTACTTACAGGGAATAAAAGATAGTCCCCAGATGTGAATTTTACTGAAAATTTGAGAGGTTCAAACATAGTGTTCGTGCAAAGAGActgaagaatatttctgagctaaaaGAATGAGAAATAATGCCAAAGgcaagaatagaaaaaaatcttAGCTGGCATGCATTCCAAGTTGCATAAAAATAGtgtgtttaactttgtaccatgtaTAGGCTGTATCAGCTTCTGTTCATTTAGTGATTCatgaaatatttaatttcatCAGGATGCCTAAATGTCTGCATGCTACTGAATAAGCTCAAAGGAGGACAATGTAAATTTTGCAAACTTATCATCATTAAACCAAACCTGTACTTGAAATCATAAATGTTCTGTGATGTTTAAAAGATTACAATCATTTTCTGTGCATATTTCTGAATATGTCATAATCTGACTTGCCAAGAAACCAATTTGCTTATTCTTCACCTCTCAAAATGATAGCTGTCTATTGTTCCATGAGTTGCTATTTGAATCATGGAAGGCTGTATTGGGCCTTTATTACTGAATATATACACTAACCTCCTGACCAAGAACAATGCTTAAATTCTTTATTAAGAtgaaatacagtacaaaataaaaaagttaaaaacagaaaaatgtaattaaGATACCACAAAATATCACCAAAGTAGACTTcacacaaaatatttaaaagtccAACACAGCAGCCAATCCAGTTAATCATAGAATGTCTGCCTAGATACAAATACTTTTGCCTACCAGTGAAGAACAACATAAAAGCAGCTAGCCTGAACTCTTTTAGTATGGAGTCCCAAAGTCTAGTAATTTTCATAATAGTGATTATTCTTCTGCAGCtcttaaaatatgaaaaagttaATTTCAACTGAACTTTTAGGTAAATTATTTTTTGGAGGAaaatagaattaaattaaaactaaGGACAGTTTGAATTTGTGCCACACCAATTCACTGAAttacagaatcatagggttggaagggatcttggaggtcttctagtccagcccccacccaaggcaggaatcctcaacaCATCCCAAGCAAAAAGTTGTCCAACCTTTATtcgaaaacctccagtgatggagcacccatgctGTTCCACTGTTTAATAGCAATTACAAATTCTTCCTTATATCCTTGGAAAGTCTTTCTATATACTTTTCCTTATATACTCTTCTATAGGATAAGTAAAAAACCTACTTTAGCAGCAAATAAGacttacaataaaaacatgatcataaaataaaatgaatcaaaGTACATTCCAATATGTTATGGTTTTTTTCCTATTGTGTGGCCTTCATATTTAATGTTCAGTTTGGGCTGAGATTTCATGGCACATGGAACACCAATAAGACAGTGAGCACTGTTAGTACATTATACCATCCTGAGCTACACAGGGAGCAGTCATCATGACTTTTTAATCAGTGCCAATTTTTCATCCTGTGGCTATACATTCTACACCATATCTATTGTATTACTATAGCAAAATGAATATTGGATACTCACATGTTGGCTTCACTACCAAATTTACTACATCTGCAGTCTTCTCTTGGATCTTTTGCCATGAACCATCTGCACCTTTAACCCACTCAGTCACACGACATCTGTAGGCACCTTCATCTGTTGGAAGAGCTTGGGACACAGACAGGCTATAAACGTCATCAGCCATAGCATCTAAGCGCACATCCCCACTGATATAGCGGTCACTGTACTCTGAGCCAGTCCGGAACTTGCCCTCGTGTGTTAGTGAAAGGATTTCTTGCCAGGCATGGTCACTCTTGAATTCCCAAGATACTTGCAGATGGGTGTGTTCAGAAGAATTGGTAAAAGCTGAGCAACGTAATTGAAATGCATCACCTTCTGTTAAGTTCCAAGTTGATAAGGAGTAGAGATTTGATCCACGAACAGTTAAGCCATCTGCAATcactatttagaaaaaaaaaataaagcacacaGATTATAATAAATGGTTTTCCataaaaaattattctgaaactGTCAAGCTGTAGATAGCTTGTCATGAAAGCAATGACTAATTACACTAATGAATATGCTGAAACCAAACAAGTAAGTAATGccacaaaacagaaacaagacCATGTTTTAAATACCACACCCTTTTCCCCCATTCAATCTTTTGAGCACTACAAATGCCACAACTTCCATCTCCAAGTACCGATTTCAAGTatgtggacatttatttattcctttgatttatatagtcgcccatctcagTTTTACATAACTCTAATCAGAGTCATTGGATATTCTACACTGCACTGACAGTGTAGCATATTggttagtttggtctagtggttaaggcaccaggctagaatccaggagactgagttctagtcccgccttaggagtgaaagccagctgggtgactttgggcagccagtctctctcagcccaactgacctcacagggttgttatttataaaaataataaaagcgggataaaaagttttttttaaaaaatgctatattAAGACCAACACTAATCAGCTGAGTTTAGTAGGTGAATTTAAGCCAGTCACACAAAGAACAATCACAGAGTTCTTGTTGTAGGAATAAAATGAACAGAATGTATGTACAGAAATGTATGCTGCACATACATTGCTCTGGACTCTTGAAAAGAGATACAAACACTGCCTTGGATTCCTGAGAAAAGACAGTTGC
The Candoia aspera isolate rCanAsp1 chromosome 5, rCanAsp1.hap2, whole genome shotgun sequence genome window above contains:
- the PTGFRN gene encoding prostaglandin F2 receptor negative regulator isoform X3, translated to MGRRAEKVPLRLLLLLLAVSCHGRIVKVPEGPLIRVEGTEVVIPCNVSQYDGPSEQNFEWEFSTNLGQDSEFVHILSTWDPSFMSQEYQDRVSKEEIKLRRNSNNAVEFVIGNIRPTDQGMYRCTTPSTDAVFQGNYNDVVEVKVIADGLTVRGSNLYSLSTWNLTEGDAFQLRCSAFTNSSEHTHLQVSWEFKSDHAWQEILSLTHEGKFRTGSEYSDRYISGDVRLDAMADDVYSLSVSQALPTDEGAYRCRVTEWVKGADGSWQKIQEKTADVVNLVVKPTSLDVFITRSNISVMERDSFELTCNFTTDRSGIFQTELTWYFSEYPHDTMAEAQVLLSADRDLVISDSTFISPSHVDQSNYHLLVRDVGTENSGYYYCQAALWVPQHNGRWHKIAEKTSVPVTVEVVTLEPNYYVFLNASKTPLFSEDPTELECRIMEVQNTETNVRFTVSWYYRRPTRSDEVVEYELLATMDADWTLVLGERSKQRAQNGEIILSKPRVDTFRLRIQWTSETDRGDYYCVISSWDRQRNNSWIKIKDVASMPVSILWSTQGPVFNVSVHSDSPTIYQGDLVNLLCIITIETTVLDPDDMSFDVSWFAMRSFAMDKEPVFLASLDRKGIVTQARRNGSSDLSLEKISPLEFRLRVHGCEDHDFGNHFCLVTPWVRSAAGVWQQEKEIKSKPILVTVKMDVLNAFKLPLLIGIGLSTVIGLLSCLIGYCSSRWCCKKEVQETRRERRRLMSMEMD
- the PTGFRN gene encoding prostaglandin F2 receptor negative regulator isoform X2, with the translated sequence MGRRAEKVPLRLLLLLLAVSCHGRIVKVPEGPLIRVEGTEVVIPCNVSQYDGPSEQNFEWEFSTNLGQDSEFVHILSTWDPSFMSQEYQDRVSKEEIKLRRNSNNAVEFVIGNIRPTDQGMYRCTTPSTDAVFQGNYNDVVEVKVIADGLTVRGSNLYSLSTWNLTEGDAFQLRCSAFTNSSEHTHLQVSWEFKSDHAWQEILSLTHEGKFRTGSEYSDRYISGDVRLDAMADDVYSLSVSQALPTDEGAYRCRVTEWVKGADGSWQKIQEKTADVVNLVVKPTSLDVFITRSNISVMERDSFELTCNFTTDRSGIFQTELTWYFSEYPHDTMAEAQVLLSADRDLVISDSTFISPSHVDQSNYHLLVRDVGTENSGYYYCQAALWVPQHNGRWHKIAEKTSVPVTVEVVTLEPNYYVFLNASKTPLFSEDPTELECRIMEVQNTETNVRFTVSWYYRRPTRSDEVVEYELLATMDADWTLVLGERSKQRAQNGEIILSKPRVDTFRLRIQWTSETDRGDYYCVISSWDRQRNNSWIKIKDVASMPVSILWSTQDYTLTVEAVKLKPFFMAGHTFEMTCKVSSQNIKTPRYSVLITAVKPLSDRTRPNGTTRIISLNQDSVVRREDWTDQDRVDGVVLEKVQENEFRYRMYQTQISDAGLYRCEVTAWSPGGGGRWQKAVDGFSNPIQIDFQTSGPVFNVSVHSDSPTIYQGDLVNLLCIITIETTVLDPVLNAFKLPLLIGIGLSTVIGLLSCLIGYCSSRWCCKKEVQETRRERRRLMSMEMD
- the PTGFRN gene encoding prostaglandin F2 receptor negative regulator isoform X5; translation: MGRRAEKVPLRLLLLLLAVSCHGRIVKVPEGPLIRVEGTEVVIPCNVSQYDGPSEQNFEWEFSTNLGQDSEFVHILSTWDPSFMSQEYQDRVSKEEIKLRRNSNNAVEFVIGNIRPTDQGMYRCTTPSTDAVFQGNYNDVVEVKVIADGLTVRGSNLYSLSTWNLTEGDAFQLRCSAFTNSSEHTHLQVSWEFKSDHAWQEILSLTHEGKFRTGSEYSDRYISGDVRLDAMADDVYSLSVSQALPTDEGAYRCRVTEWVKGADGSWQKIQEKTADVVNLVVKPTSLDVFITRSNISVMERDSFELTCNFTTDRSGIFQTELTWYFSEYPHDTMAEAQVLLSADRDLVISDSTFISPSHVDQSNYHLLVRDVGTENSGYYYCQAALWVPQHNGRWHKIAEKTSVPVTVEVVTLEPNYYVFLNASKTPLFSEDPTELECRIMEVQNTETNVRFTVSWYYRRPTRSDEVVEYELLATMDADWTLVLGERSKQRAQNGEIILSKPRVDTFRLRIQWTSETDRGDYYCVISSWDRQRNNSWIKIKDVASMPVSILWSTQDYTLTVEAVKLKPFFMAGHTFEMTCKVSSQNIKTPRYSVLITAVKPLSDRTRPNGTTRIISLNQDSVVRREDWTDQDRVDGVVLEKVQENEFRYRMYQTQISDAGLYRCEVTAWSPGGGGRWQKAVDGFSNPIQIDFQTSAYDILLLFNEAAFLPAVLPSRRCVGHCRPGGK